One Helianthus annuus cultivar XRQ/B chromosome 7, HanXRQr2.0-SUNRISE, whole genome shotgun sequence genomic region harbors:
- the LOC110887891 gene encoding uncharacterized protein LOC110887891, translating to MGDKPENSDANIPKQLAPLHSVYTVTDIQKKVRVLDGTNVTYSAWVKLFQLHARGYEVLDHITSEPPSKDDPTYTQWMKIDAIVLQWIYSTLPQDSLLRVLESESTALQAWNRVKAIFHNNKGPRCATLQTKFMNLKLRACPSLEAYCQTLRDLAAQLDDVGSPVNEQSLVLQLVRGFPREYDTIGSIINREIPSWNEACEMLRGDLERQAARDEIAPTSEVHAAVQPNSRRDGPTQDDQPVRNNSGPPRFGQNYGPNRRGGPRHDNPAHSHTYSNAGPHPGSGNSGPTRYRSGSGSNNRSQSNRNPPRHSWNPSFYPPMPPPYWTNSLWTTPPPPCPNPTQPGWVSPWTAPQ from the coding sequence ATGGGAGATAAACCTGAAAATTCTGATGCCAACATACCAAAGCAGCTTGCCCCCTTGCATTCGGTCTATACCGTGACAGACATTCAGAAGAAAGTTCGTGTACTCGATGGAACCAACGTCACGTACTCTGCGTGGGTCAAGCTTTTTCAGCTTCATGCACGTGGATACGAGGTTTTGGACCATATCACCTCTGAACCGCCTTCTAAAGATGATCCCACGTATACTCAGTGGATGAAAATTGATGCTATCGTCCTCCAATGGATTTATAGCACCTTGCCCCAGGACTCTCTCCTTCGGGTTCTCGAATCCGAATCCACTGCTCTTCAAGCCTGGAACAGAGTCAAAGCAATCTTTCATAACAACAAAGGACCTCGATGTGCTACCTTACAAACAAAATTCATGAACCTCAAGCTAAGAGCCTGTCCTTCTTTGGAAGCTTATTGTCAGACACTGCGGGATTTGGCTGCCCAATTGGATGATGTAGGCAGCCCTGTGAATGAACAATCTTTGGTGCTACAACTTGTTCGGGGTTTCCCTCGAGAATATGATACTATTGGTTCCATCATCAACCGTGAAATTCCCTCATGGAACGAAGCCTGTGAGATGCTTCGTGGCGATTTGGAAAGACAAGCTGCTCGTGATGAAATCGCGCCCACTTCTGAGGTGCATGCTGCTGTTCAGCCTAATTCCCGTCGTGATGGTCCTACCCAAGACGACCAACCTGTTCGTAACAACTCTGGTCCACCCCGGTTTGGTCAGAACTATGGCCCGAACCGTCGTGGTGGCCCACGTCATGATAACCCAGCCCACAGCCACACTTATTCGAACGCTGGCCCACATCCGGGATCTGGAAACTCTGGTCCGACCCGTTACAGGTCTGGGTCCGGTTCTAATAACCGAAGTCAATCCAACCGCAACCCACCAAGACACTCCTGGAACCCATCCTTTTACCCACCGATGCCACCACCTTACTGGACCAACTCGTTATGGACCACACCACCACCCCCATgccccaacccaacccaaccggGTTGGGTTTCACCCTGGACAGCCCCGCAGTAG